The following nucleotide sequence is from Longimicrobium sp..
CCTCCAGCTCGGTGGCGTTGCTCACCGCCCAGAAGCGCACCGGGCCCATGTCGCGCGCGCCCTTGATGATGTACTCGATGATCGGCCGGTTGACGGCCAGAAAGGGCTCGCCGCCGTAGAAGCCGATGTTGCGCGTGAACTCCACGCCCTCTTCCCAGCCGTGCTCCGCCTCCAGGGTGGGCATGGCGGCGAAGATGCGGTCCACCATCTCCGGGGTGATGACGTTGAGGAGGCGCGCGTACTGCGGGTCCGTGCGCATGTGGTCCTGGAAGCAGTACGGGCAGCGCAGGTTGCAGTTGTAGGTGGGCATGAAGATGTACGACGTGCCCTGCTGCAGGGCGCGCTGGTGCCGCTTCTTGGCCGTGCGCGCGAAGAAGCCCTCCTCTTCCTCGAAGTCCATCACCGTCATGTAGCCGCGCTGCTTCAGCAGCTCCACGGTGCGGTCCGACGGCGCGTACGTGCTCACCGGGCGCTCCGCCGCCGGGTCCGACTTCCACTCGCCGTGCAGCGGCTTGTGCGCGGGCCCCCGCTCCTGCGAGCGGAGGTAGTCGCCCACCGTGCGCGAGACCTTGTCGTAGGCGCCCGTGTAGCCATGCACCAGGAGCATTTCGCCGGCGTCTTCCGGGATGTCCACGTAGATGGTGTAGCTGCTCGTCCGAAGCATGGCGGTCTCCGCTGCGTGGGTGGTCAAGAGAGGGTGAGGGCGGAGCGGCGCTCCGCCGTGTCTTTTCACTCGGGTTCAGCTCACCAGCAGCGGCGCCTCGGCGCGCGGAGCGGCGGGGGCGGGTCCGGCCACCACCACCAGCCCCTGCCCCACCAGCTTGCCCAGCAGGCTGCGTACTGTGTCGCGGTCCACCTGGCCGGCCGCTTCCGCCACCACCCGGGCGATGCTCACCGGCTGGCCCTGGAGGAGCGGCTCCACGATGGGCCGCGCGGAGGGGGCGAGCCGCAGCCGCTTGCCCGCGGCCACCAGTTGCACCCGGCCGTCGGGGGTCTCGGTGAGGGTGGCGTCGCGCGCGGCGGGGAGCTGCACCAGGAAGTCGTCGGTGGGGGGGAGCCCCTCCGCCATGGCGCTCCACGGGAGCCCGGCCGTCTGCTGCGGCCGCGCGCGGCTCTCCAGGTGCGCGTAGAAGCGGTCCACCAGGTCGGGAGTCAGCTGCGCCAGCAGGTCCTGGCGCAGCAGCTCCACGTGCTCCGCGCGCGCCGCCGCCGTGGCGAAGCGCGGCAGGTCCTTGCGCGTGACGGCCGACGCGGCGCAGAGCTGGTCCACCATCCAGAGGAGGAGGTGGCGCCCGTTGTGGACGTCCACGCCGAAGGTGAGGTGCAGCGACGGCTCCTCCATGGGCACCGCCACGTGCCACCACCCGCGGGGGATGTACAGCAGCTCCCCCTCGCCCAGGATGCCGTCCCACACCACCTCTTCGGGCGGCGGGTACGACCCGTCCAGCGCGTGCGAGATGGGGTAGGGCCGGTTGTCGCCGTAGACGCGCCAGTGCTTGCGCCCCGCCACCTGTAGCACGAACACGTCGTGCTCGTCCCAGTGCAGGTCGAACCCCTTGGTGGAGCGCCACCCGGCGTACATGTTGACGGTCACGGGCTCGCGGAAGGCGCGCGAGATGGCCTCGGCCAGCTCCCCGATGGGGGCGTACATCTGGTCGATGCGGTTGATGTTGAGCGTGGCCCCCTCGCGCAGGTGCCGCGTGAGCGCGGACGGCACCACCCGCGGAAAGGGCTGCTCCTGCACGTACGCCGTCCGCGCCACCGGCTTGCCGTCGGTCACCAGCCGCAGCCGCTGCGCGTCGAAGCTGTGCTCCGCCAGGATGCGGTTGAGCGCGTCCCACGGAAGGAGGTCGGCGAACTTCCCCGGCCAGCCCGGGACGTGCTCGAAGCGCTTGCCCCAGGAATCGCGGATGAACTCGTCCACGGTGTGGGGCGCGAAGAGGCGGTCGATCAGCATGCGATGGTTCCAGGTAGCGGGGGCTCTGCGCGACGGGGGCGTACGGTGGGGCGCCGGCGCCGCGGCGGCCCCGTGTCGCCCTCGCCGCGCGCGGCGCGCCGCCGGGCCACCATCGCCTCCACCGCGGCCACCACGCGCCGCGCGTCCAGGCGGTCCCACAGCGCCTCGGCGAAGGCCACGTGGGCCGGGTGGTCGCTCACGCCCCGCCCCAGCAGCGGGTTGTCCTCAGGCTGAAGCGCGATCCCCTCCACGTACGGGTAGTACGCGGTGCGGCTCTCGGGCGTCATGGAGGTGAAGAGGACCACGGCCGGCACGTCGAAGGCGTCGGCCAGGTGGTAGGCGCACGTGTCGGTGCTCACCACCATGTCCGCCCGCGCCACCAGGTGCGCGAAGTGGTCGAAGGTGCGCGAGTGCGCCGACCAGTCCAGGAAGCGGGGATGGTCCACCGCCAGCGGCACCGCGCTCGCCACGCGCCACCCGGTGAGCTCCAGCAGCTCGTGGACGAAGCGGGCGGCCCGCTCCGCCGGAAAGGTGCGGATGGGGGTGGAGCTCTGCGGGTGGAAGAGGAGCACCGGCGCGCCGCCGCCGTCCGCCGCGAGCCCGTTCGCCAGCTCCGCCGCGACGGCCGGCGACGGGGGGAACGACATCCGCTTGCGCGACGCGGGGACGGCGCGGGGGTCGAGCCCGCAGGCGTCCATGCAGATGTCTACCCAGTGCGCATCGGCCGTTACGCGCTCCCCCGTGAGATCCAGGTACGCGTCGTAGCCCGTGAGGAGCTGCACGGGTGCGGGAAGAAAGTGGATTCCGTCGATCAGGCCGGAGCGGCGGAAGAGCGCTTCCGCCTCGGCGTTACATCGGTGCTGCACCAGGTCAAGCGTGACCTCGTCGAAGCGCGCTTCCAGGGTG
It contains:
- a CDS encoding cupin domain-containing protein; its protein translation is MLIDRLFAPHTVDEFIRDSWGKRFEHVPGWPGKFADLLPWDALNRILAEHSFDAQRLRLVTDGKPVARTAYVQEQPFPRVVPSALTRHLREGATLNINRIDQMYAPIGELAEAISRAFREPVTVNMYAGWRSTKGFDLHWDEHDVFVLQVAGRKHWRVYGDNRPYPISHALDGSYPPPEEVVWDGILGEGELLYIPRGWWHVAVPMEEPSLHLTFGVDVHNGRHLLLWMVDQLCAASAVTRKDLPRFATAAARAEHVELLRQDLLAQLTPDLVDRFYAHLESRARPQQTAGLPWSAMAEGLPPTDDFLVQLPAARDATLTETPDGRVQLVAAGKRLRLAPSARPIVEPLLQGQPVSIARVVAEAAGQVDRDTVRSLLGKLVGQGLVVVAGPAPAAPRAEAPLLVS
- a CDS encoding glycosyltransferase family 9 protein, producing the protein MNARPAGTADTLERGARRSAGVLPPDARSATLFYVTEPLDVRVRYYGRGSDVSVYSIHPAGEAPPAAPGELALRLEAPRDGRLTGRDVHLANSPVFFGALNEYARRARARGCPDVLKVLSAGAQAKLLAQRGMPARVGRLGATGEFAPLASALELLQGRRAVRVAVVNILHLAFGDTLLGLCALRELRATLEARFDEVTLDLVQHRCNAEAEALFRRSGLIDGIHFLPAPVQLLTGYDAYLDLTGERVTADAHWVDICMDACGLDPRAVPASRKRMSFPPSPAVAAELANGLAADGGGAPVLLFHPQSSTPIRTFPAERAARFVHELLELTGWRVASAVPLAVDHPRFLDWSAHSRTFDHFAHLVARADMVVSTDTCAYHLADAFDVPAVVLFTSMTPESRTAYYPYVEGIALQPEDNPLLGRGVSDHPAHVAFAEALWDRLDARRVVAAVEAMVARRRAARGEGDTGPPRRRRPTVRPRRAEPPLPGTIAC